In a genomic window of Pedobacter sp. KBS0701:
- a CDS encoding bifunctional 5,10-methylenetetrahydrofolate dehydrogenase/5,10-methenyltetrahydrofolate cyclohydrolase, whose translation MKLLDGKYVSEKVKVQIAEEAAEFLNKTGRKPHLVAILVGNDGGSETYVASKMKNCEKVGFKSSLHRYDNSVTEAELLAKIEEINQDDDVDGLIVQLPLPKHIDPEKVTEKIDYRKDVDGFHPVNLGRMMRNLPCFIPATPYGILLMLQEYGIDTTGMHCVVVGRSNIVGSPMSILMARNANPGNCTVTLTHSRTKDLKEQVLQADIVIAAIGKKNFVTADMVKPGAIIIDVGINRETSTENKSGFKLFGDVDFENVAPKASYITPVPGGVGLMTIIGLLKNTLASARKEIYS comes from the coding sequence ATGAAATTATTAGACGGTAAATACGTATCAGAAAAAGTTAAAGTTCAAATTGCAGAAGAAGCTGCCGAATTTTTAAATAAAACAGGCCGCAAGCCACACCTGGTTGCCATTTTAGTGGGCAATGATGGTGGAAGCGAAACCTATGTGGCCAGCAAAATGAAAAATTGTGAAAAAGTTGGTTTTAAATCATCTTTACACAGATATGATAATTCGGTTACTGAAGCAGAATTACTGGCTAAAATCGAAGAAATTAACCAGGATGATGATGTAGACGGATTAATTGTTCAACTACCACTTCCAAAACATATAGATCCTGAAAAAGTAACCGAAAAAATCGATTACCGTAAAGATGTTGATGGTTTTCACCCTGTAAATTTAGGAAGGATGATGCGTAATTTACCTTGCTTTATTCCGGCAACACCTTATGGTATTTTATTGATGCTACAAGAGTATGGTATAGATACCACAGGAATGCATTGTGTTGTTGTGGGACGCAGTAATATTGTGGGTAGCCCAATGAGTATTTTAATGGCCCGTAACGCAAACCCAGGCAACTGTACCGTAACCCTTACACATTCCCGTACTAAAGATCTAAAAGAACAGGTTCTCCAGGCAGATATTGTGATTGCCGCAATTGGTAAGAAGAATTTTGTTACTGCCGATATGGTAAAACCTGGCGCAATTATTATTGACGTAGGTATTAACAGAGAAACTTCTACAGAAAACAAATCTGGCTTTAAGTTATTTGGAGATGTAGATTTCGAAAACGTGGCGCCTAAGGCTTCTTACATCACGCCTGTTCCCGGGGGTGTTGGTCTAATGACGATTATTGGCTTATTAAAAAATACATTGGCATCAGCTAGGAAAGAAATTTATTCGTAG
- a CDS encoding ABC transporter ATP-binding protein, producing the protein MLSLTNINKKYGSHEVLNFGEWKIDNGIHWLKGGNGTGKSTLFRIISGQTPFKGEVEFNGINLKKDPVKFKSIISFAEAEPQYPLFITGQELIDFYIETRGAERKQAEDLALYFAMTLFLDNKIGSYSSGMLKKLSLICAFMGNSDLYILDEPLITIDINSADQLYRLITEKAAQGKGVLLSSHQEVNNDKLQLNTVLQIVDKQIIQL; encoded by the coding sequence TTGCTCAGTTTAACCAATATCAATAAAAAATACGGTAGCCACGAAGTATTAAACTTTGGCGAATGGAAAATCGATAACGGAATTCATTGGTTAAAAGGAGGGAATGGCACTGGTAAATCAACCTTATTTCGGATTATTTCCGGACAAACACCTTTTAAAGGCGAAGTAGAGTTTAATGGAATCAATCTTAAAAAAGACCCTGTAAAATTCAAATCCATCATTAGTTTTGCCGAAGCTGAACCCCAATATCCTCTATTTATAACCGGGCAGGAGTTGATCGATTTTTATATTGAAACCCGGGGTGCTGAAAGAAAACAGGCAGAAGATCTTGCACTATATTTTGCAATGACGCTGTTTCTTGACAATAAAATAGGTAGTTATTCCAGTGGAATGTTAAAAAAACTTTCGCTGATCTGCGCATTTATGGGTAACTCCGATTTATACATTTTAGATGAACCATTAATTACTATTGATATAAACTCGGCTGATCAACTGTATCGGTTAATTACAGAAAAAGCGGCGCAGGGAAAGGGGGTTCTTTTATCATCACACCAGGAGGTAAATAACGATAAGCTTCAACTTAATACTGTACTTCAAATCGTTGATAAACAAATTATTCAACTCTAA
- a CDS encoding Rieske 2Fe-2S domain-containing protein — translation MKWFKALNNNQIPRPDTIKTIEVAGKQICLINIDNKIIATQSHCPHAGGHFSGGWCKNGKLVCPIHRYEYSLTTGKGAEGQGDYINIYPTELHEDGLYIGFEESWWSKLWG, via the coding sequence ATGAAGTGGTTTAAGGCACTAAATAATAACCAAATTCCTCGACCTGATACAATTAAAACAATTGAGGTTGCAGGAAAACAGATTTGTCTGATCAATATTGATAATAAAATTATTGCAACCCAATCTCATTGTCCACATGCTGGCGGCCATTTTAGTGGTGGCTGGTGTAAAAACGGAAAACTGGTTTGCCCTATCCACAGATATGAGTATAGTTTAACCACAGGAAAGGGAGCGGAGGGACAAGGAGATTATATCAACATCTATCCAACCGAATTACACGAAGATGGATTATATATCGGTTTTGAAGAAAGCTGGTGGAGTAAGCTTTGGGGATGA
- a CDS encoding PIN domain-containing protein, translated as MEIFLDANVLVSVLNKEYPLYTYSSRILSLASHPNFEIYTSPLCLAIAFYFAEKKHKSHLAKQKIDLLCQYIKIAGNSSKSVLDTLSNKSIHDFEDGLEYYAAKSANCKCIITEDIEDFYFSEIEVLNCQEFFKRHLLN; from the coding sequence ATGGAGATATTTTTAGACGCGAATGTCCTTGTTTCCGTATTGAATAAGGAATATCCTCTTTATACCTATTCGTCAAGAATTTTAAGTTTAGCATCGCATCCAAATTTTGAAATTTACACTTCTCCCCTTTGTTTAGCTATAGCATTTTATTTCGCAGAAAAAAAACATAAATCACATTTGGCCAAACAGAAAATCGATTTGCTCTGCCAGTATATTAAGATTGCAGGAAATTCATCAAAAAGTGTTTTGGATACCCTTTCTAACAAATCAATTCACGATTTTGAAGATGGTTTAGAATATTACGCTGCCAAATCTGCTAATTGTAAATGTATTATCACAGAAGATATTGAAGATTTTTATTTTTCTGAGATTGAAGTTCTAAACTGTCAGGAGTTTTTCAAGAGGCATTTGTTAAATTGA
- a CDS encoding 7-carboxy-7-deazaguanine synthase QueE has product MKQEIPEDGTLLPLMEEFYTIQGEGFNTGKAAYFIRLGGCDVGCHWCDVKESWDAEMHPLTPADVIVENADKFPGKAVVITGGEPLIYNLDYLTNKLKERGILTFIETSGAYPLSGNWDWICLSPKKFKAPRPDITPFAHELKVIVFNKSDFKWAEEYAAMVSPTCKLYLQPEWSKSKEITPLIIEYVMANPKWEISLQTHKFLNIP; this is encoded by the coding sequence ATGAAACAAGAAATACCAGAAGACGGCACATTACTTCCTTTAATGGAAGAATTTTATACCATACAGGGAGAAGGATTTAATACCGGTAAAGCAGCTTATTTCATCCGTTTAGGAGGCTGCGATGTAGGTTGTCACTGGTGTGATGTTAAGGAAAGCTGGGACGCAGAAATGCATCCCCTTACCCCAGCTGATGTAATTGTCGAAAATGCAGATAAATTTCCTGGGAAAGCTGTTGTAATTACCGGTGGTGAGCCCTTAATTTATAATCTGGATTATTTAACCAATAAATTAAAAGAAAGAGGCATCCTCACCTTTATCGAAACCTCCGGAGCCTATCCACTTTCCGGAAATTGGGATTGGATCTGTTTGTCGCCAAAGAAATTTAAGGCTCCAAGGCCAGATATTACACCATTTGCGCACGAATTAAAGGTTATCGTTTTTAATAAAAGTGATTTTAAATGGGCCGAAGAATATGCCGCAATGGTATCTCCTACCTGTAAACTATATCTTCAGCCAGAATGGTCTAAGTCAAAAGAAATTACTCCATTAATTATTGAGTATGTAATGGCTAATCCTAAATGGGAGATTTCTTTGCAAACACACAAATTTTTAAATATTCCTTAA
- a CDS encoding DUF6364 family protein, translated as MDTKLTLSFNQDVVARAKKYAAENNISLSRLIEHLLTQVTAKEYKSLEDFPISDWVSMVAEGEVEYKKTPKPNRKNSKNEFFSSKK; from the coding sequence ATGGATACTAAGTTAACTTTAAGTTTTAATCAAGATGTTGTAGCAAGGGCAAAAAAATATGCCGCTGAAAACAACATTAGCTTATCGCGATTAATAGAGCACCTCTTAACCCAGGTAACTGCTAAAGAGTACAAATCTTTAGAAGACTTTCCAATTTCAGATTGGGTGAGCATGGTTGCTGAGGGAGAAGTAGAATATAAAAAAACGCCAAAGCCAAACCGTAAAAATTCAAAAAATGAATTCTTTTCTTCTAAAAAGTAG
- a CDS encoding MATE family efflux transporter, whose amino-acid sequence MSQSTKAQGKLSSFFDILIQSLKGHEVDLTSISIKRAIILLAIPMMLEMAMESVFALVDLYFVGHLENSSHAIQTVGLTESVLTIIYSLAIGLSMAATAVVARRIGEKNPEAASKAGMQTIVIAVFVNIIISILGLIYARDILLLMGASAETAEQGVTFVRIMMGGSIIIVLLFLINGIFRGAGNAAIAMRSLWIANIANIILCPVFINGFGPVPSFGLTGAAIATTIGRGLGVCYQVYNLFSGKNALKIRIGHFIPDFTQIKAIVKIAAPAIFQFVIASCSWVFLAELVATTGGDTGSAGYQTALRLMMFFMLPAWGLSNAAATLVGQNLGAGHIDRAEKSVFQTLKYILIFMAVVSVLFLTCGHLFAAFFTSDEKVIAIAGKALKIMSLGFVIYGAAMVFSSAFNGAGDTWTPTKINVFAFWLFQIPLAYFLAKYLEMGPTGVFIAIPTAEAGIAVAAYFLFKKGKWKKTMV is encoded by the coding sequence ATGTCACAGTCTACAAAGGCACAGGGCAAATTATCGTCATTTTTCGATATTCTGATCCAGTCTTTAAAAGGTCACGAAGTTGACCTCACTTCCATTAGTATAAAACGCGCCATTATTTTATTGGCCATTCCTATGATGCTGGAAATGGCTATGGAGTCGGTTTTTGCTTTGGTTGATTTATATTTTGTTGGCCACCTTGAAAACAGCAGCCATGCCATACAAACCGTTGGTTTAACGGAATCTGTATTAACCATAATTTATTCATTAGCCATTGGCTTGAGTATGGCAGCAACTGCAGTGGTTGCACGCAGAATTGGCGAGAAAAATCCAGAAGCAGCATCAAAAGCCGGAATGCAGACCATTGTGATAGCTGTTTTCGTAAACATAATAATCAGTATCCTGGGGTTGATTTACGCCAGAGATATTCTATTGCTCATGGGCGCTTCAGCTGAAACTGCTGAGCAAGGTGTCACATTCGTCCGCATTATGATGGGCGGAAGTATCATTATTGTACTGCTATTCTTGATTAATGGGATTTTTAGAGGTGCTGGTAACGCGGCAATCGCAATGCGGAGTTTATGGATTGCCAATATTGCCAACATCATTCTCTGCCCTGTTTTTATTAACGGTTTTGGACCAGTACCTTCATTTGGTTTAACAGGCGCTGCAATTGCAACGACAATTGGTCGTGGTTTGGGTGTTTGCTATCAGGTATATAATCTATTTAGCGGTAAAAACGCGCTTAAGATACGCATCGGTCATTTTATTCCAGATTTTACGCAGATTAAAGCGATTGTTAAAATTGCCGCTCCAGCTATCTTTCAGTTTGTAATTGCAAGCTGCAGCTGGGTATTTTTAGCAGAACTGGTTGCCACTACTGGTGGTGATACGGGATCGGCAGGTTACCAGACTGCACTACGGCTGATGATGTTTTTTATGTTACCAGCCTGGGGCTTAAGCAATGCAGCCGCTACGTTGGTTGGTCAGAATTTGGGTGCAGGCCACATAGATCGTGCTGAAAAGTCCGTTTTCCAAACCTTAAAATACATTTTGATTTTTATGGCGGTAGTAAGTGTACTCTTTCTCACTTGTGGGCATTTGTTCGCTGCATTTTTCACTTCAGATGAAAAGGTGATTGCTATTGCGGGTAAGGCCCTTAAAATTATGAGTCTCGGTTTTGTGATTTATGGAGCGGCAATGGTATTTAGCAGCGCATTTAATGGTGCTGGCGATACCTGGACGCCTACCAAAATTAATGTTTTTGCATTTTGGCTGTTCCAGATTCCTTTGGCTTATTTCCTGGCGAAATATTTAGAAATGGGCCCAACGGGAGTTTTTATTGCTATACCAACGGCAGAGGCTGGAATTGCTGTAGCTGCTTACTTCTTATTTAAAAAAGGTAAGTGGAAGAAAACGATGGTTTAA
- a CDS encoding YceH family protein, with translation MDNVKPLPDLSAEEQRVLGSLIEKSRTTPDYYPMTLNSLTAACNQKSSRNPVVNYDEETITLTLNQLKIKGLISTATGGSSRATKYKHNLAIVYPLLPSELTIICLLLLRGPLTPGEINSNSGRLYEFERIEEVLEQLQKLSDDEPAFVKQLAKKPGQKETRFIHLLGEQAETTAETETGTHAEPQSDTTALENRIEKLELEVEELKELVNLLMNK, from the coding sequence ATGGACAATGTAAAACCACTACCAGACTTATCAGCAGAAGAGCAACGCGTTTTAGGCTCGTTAATAGAAAAAAGCCGCACCACACCGGATTATTACCCAATGACTTTAAATAGTTTAACGGCTGCATGCAACCAAAAAAGTTCGAGAAATCCTGTGGTAAATTACGATGAGGAAACTATAACTTTAACGCTAAATCAACTTAAAATAAAAGGTCTAATTTCCACAGCTACAGGAGGATCTAGTCGGGCAACTAAATACAAACATAATTTAGCCATCGTTTATCCTTTATTACCCTCGGAGCTGACTATTATTTGTCTCTTACTTTTACGTGGTCCATTAACACCAGGCGAAATCAATAGTAATTCAGGTAGATTATATGAATTTGAGCGCATAGAAGAGGTTTTAGAACAACTTCAAAAATTGTCAGATGACGAGCCTGCTTTTGTAAAACAATTGGCTAAAAAACCAGGACAGAAAGAAACCCGCTTCATTCATCTTTTAGGGGAACAAGCTGAAACCACTGCCGAAACTGAAACTGGAACCCATGCAGAACCTCAATCTGATACTACTGCATTGGAAAACCGCATCGAAAAACTGGAACTGGAAGTAGAAGAGCTGAAAGAACTGGTTAATTTATTGATGAACAAGTAG
- the lepA gene encoding translation elongation factor 4 — translation MKHIRNFCIIAHIDHGKSTLADRLLEYTATISQREAQAQLLDNMDLERERGITIKSHAIQMNYKVGDIEYNFNLIDTPGHVDFSYEVSRSIAACEGALLIVDASQGIQAQTISNLYLALEHDLEIIPILNKMDLPGAMPEEVKDQIIDLIGCKREDIIPASGKTGMGIPDIIQAIVDRVPAPVGDPEAPLQALIFDSVFNSFRGIIAYYKVVNGEIKKGDKVKFINTGKEYLADEVGILKLDMSPRNVVKTGDVGYIISGIKEAREVKVGDTITTVARPSLDAIQGFEEVKPMVFAGIYPVDTDEFEELREAMHKLQLNDASIVFEPESSAALGFGFRCGFLGMLHMEIIQERLEREFDMTVITTVPNVSYIAHTTKGDEFIVNNPSDLPDPSKLDSVEEPYIKANIITKSDFVGPIMSLCIQKRGAIINQSYLTSDRVELVFEMPMAEIVFDFYDRLKTLSKGYASFDYHQIGYRKSDLVRLDLLLNDEPVDALSSLIHRSNAYDFGKKICEKLRELIPRQQFEIKIQASIGAKVIARETLSALRKDVTAKCYGGDISRKRKLLEKQKKGKKRMRQVGNVEIPQTAFMAVLKLD, via the coding sequence ATGAAGCATATACGTAATTTTTGCATTATTGCACATATTGACCATGGTAAGAGCACCCTGGCTGATAGGTTATTAGAATATACAGCGACGATTTCGCAGCGTGAAGCGCAGGCGCAATTGCTCGACAACATGGATTTAGAGCGTGAGAGAGGCATAACGATTAAAAGTCATGCCATACAAATGAACTATAAGGTTGGGGATATTGAATATAATTTTAACCTGATTGATACACCGGGACACGTAGATTTCTCTTACGAGGTTTCTCGTTCTATTGCAGCCTGTGAAGGGGCATTATTGATTGTAGATGCTTCGCAAGGGATTCAGGCCCAGACCATTTCAAATTTATATTTAGCTTTAGAGCACGATCTTGAAATTATCCCGATTTTAAATAAAATGGATTTACCCGGGGCTATGCCTGAGGAAGTTAAAGACCAGATTATTGATTTAATTGGCTGTAAACGCGAAGATATTATTCCTGCATCGGGTAAAACCGGAATGGGAATTCCTGATATTATCCAGGCGATTGTAGACCGCGTTCCAGCTCCGGTTGGCGACCCTGAAGCGCCTTTACAAGCATTAATTTTTGACTCCGTTTTCAACTCATTCAGAGGGATTATTGCCTATTATAAAGTGGTGAACGGAGAAATTAAAAAGGGTGATAAAGTAAAATTTATTAATACTGGCAAAGAATATCTCGCTGATGAGGTTGGTATTTTGAAGTTGGATATGTCGCCACGTAATGTGGTTAAAACCGGCGATGTGGGTTACATTATTTCTGGTATTAAAGAAGCCAGAGAGGTAAAAGTTGGTGATACGATTACAACTGTTGCCAGACCATCGTTAGATGCCATCCAAGGTTTCGAAGAGGTTAAACCTATGGTTTTTGCTGGTATTTACCCTGTAGATACTGACGAGTTTGAAGAACTGCGTGAGGCGATGCATAAGTTGCAGCTGAACGATGCTTCTATTGTTTTCGAGCCAGAAAGTTCTGCGGCTCTTGGTTTTGGTTTCCGTTGCGGTTTCTTAGGAATGTTGCACATGGAGATTATCCAGGAGCGTTTAGAACGCGAATTCGATATGACCGTAATCACAACGGTTCCCAACGTATCTTACATAGCACACACTACAAAAGGTGATGAGTTTATCGTAAATAATCCATCTGATTTGCCAGATCCAAGTAAATTGGATTCGGTTGAAGAACCTTATATCAAAGCAAATATTATTACCAAGTCTGATTTTGTTGGTCCGATAATGTCGCTTTGTATCCAAAAACGAGGAGCAATTATTAATCAATCATATTTAACATCAGACAGGGTTGAGTTGGTTTTCGAAATGCCAATGGCCGAAATCGTATTCGACTTCTATGACAGGTTAAAAACACTTTCTAAAGGATACGCTTCGTTTGATTACCACCAAATTGGTTACCGTAAATCTGATTTAGTGCGATTAGATTTGTTGTTAAACGATGAGCCTGTTGATGCTTTATCTTCATTAATCCATAGGAGCAACGCTTACGATTTCGGAAAGAAAATCTGTGAGAAATTAAGAGAATTAATCCCTCGTCAACAGTTCGAGATTAAAATACAGGCATCAATCGGTGCCAAAGTTATTGCCCGCGAAACACTAAGTGCCCTACGTAAAGATGTAACGGCTAAATGTTATGGTGGTGATATTTCCCGTAAACGTAAGTTATTGGAAAAACAGAAAAAAGGTAAAAAACGCATGCGTCAGGTGGGTAACGTAGAAATTCCGCAGACAGCATTTATGGCAGTTTTGAAATTGGATTAA
- a CDS encoding OmpA family protein yields MRFCLFLFLSLFSFNAFAQVSGNKKAQSFFEKANQFIQKQDYASAEQALNNAVEADPLFQNAYVMLAGVYKTQKKYQNARTAYEKAILINKAVAPEVIYGLAETEFATQDYLKAKQHFNEFLMLDSSSDRVRRAKKYLLDCDFATIAIKKPVKYSPTNLGEGVNTTDAEYFPAITADGETLVFTRQVNGNEDFWTSQLKNNSWNTATPLSSKINTAKYNEGAQTISPDGKYLFFTGCNRPDGLGRCDIYVSHREGKDWGEPYNVGQPVNSEFWESQPAISPDGRTLYFISNRPGGYGGYDIWKSTITDDAKWGPAINLGPDINTAFDENTPFLHVDGKTLYFSSDGWPGFGNKDIYYSRQENDGKWHKPVNIGYPINSFEDESGLVVSADGNSGLFSSNLKGGYGLQDIYSFGIPEVAKPLKVSYVKGIVRDRDTKKTIESNVQVVDLKTNKTVFDDYTDPETGQFLAVMPVGSNYLFNVNAEGYMFYSENFELKPGDINKPYQIEVYIEKIKQGGNVTLRNIFFDTNKFNLLPASIHELDLLIDFLHQNEKVQIEIQGHTDNVGDDKLNEKLSFNRANAVYEYLIKNSIDAKRLTFKGFGSRKPMSDNKTEIGRKNNRRTSFVITKV; encoded by the coding sequence ATGAGGTTTTGTCTATTCTTATTCTTGAGCCTATTCAGTTTTAATGCGTTTGCTCAGGTTTCGGGCAATAAAAAAGCGCAAAGCTTTTTCGAAAAAGCAAACCAATTCATTCAAAAGCAAGATTATGCCTCAGCGGAGCAGGCCTTAAACAATGCTGTTGAGGCCGATCCTTTATTTCAAAATGCCTATGTAATGCTTGCAGGTGTTTACAAAACACAAAAGAAGTATCAGAATGCCAGAACGGCTTACGAAAAAGCAATATTAATTAATAAAGCAGTAGCTCCGGAAGTAATTTATGGCCTGGCAGAAACAGAATTTGCTACGCAGGATTATTTAAAAGCAAAACAGCATTTTAACGAATTTTTGATGCTAGATTCCTCATCTGATAGAGTAAGAAGAGCAAAAAAATACCTTTTAGACTGTGATTTTGCTACCATTGCAATAAAGAAACCCGTAAAATATAGCCCAACAAATTTAGGTGAAGGTGTAAATACAACAGATGCAGAGTACTTTCCTGCAATAACTGCCGATGGTGAAACCCTGGTTTTTACCCGCCAGGTTAATGGAAATGAAGATTTCTGGACTTCTCAACTCAAAAATAATTCATGGAATACTGCTACTCCCTTGTCAAGTAAGATTAATACGGCTAAATACAATGAAGGTGCACAAACCATTTCGCCTGATGGGAAATACCTCTTTTTTACAGGATGCAACCGACCAGATGGTTTAGGCAGGTGTGATATTTATGTTTCTCACCGCGAAGGGAAAGATTGGGGCGAACCTTATAATGTTGGCCAGCCCGTTAATTCTGAATTCTGGGAGTCGCAGCCTGCTATTAGTCCTGACGGACGGACATTATATTTTATTAGTAACCGGCCTGGCGGGTATGGTGGTTACGATATATGGAAAAGTACCATTACTGATGATGCCAAATGGGGACCAGCCATTAATCTTGGACCAGATATCAATACTGCTTTTGATGAGAATACACCTTTTCTGCATGTAGACGGCAAAACCTTGTATTTTTCTTCAGATGGCTGGCCAGGTTTCGGGAACAAAGATATTTATTATAGCAGACAGGAAAATGATGGCAAATGGCACAAGCCCGTCAATATAGGTTATCCGATTAATTCTTTTGAAGATGAAAGTGGTTTAGTGGTAAGTGCCGATGGCAATTCAGGATTGTTTTCATCAAATTTAAAAGGTGGTTATGGCTTGCAGGACATTTACAGTTTCGGCATCCCTGAGGTAGCCAAACCGCTAAAAGTATCTTATGTGAAAGGAATTGTAAGAGACCGGGATACTAAAAAAACAATAGAAAGTAATGTACAAGTAGTAGATTTGAAAACCAATAAAACTGTCTTTGATGATTATACCGATCCAGAAACCGGACAATTTTTAGCTGTAATGCCTGTTGGAAGTAATTATTTGTTTAATGTAAATGCCGAAGGTTATATGTTTTATTCTGAAAACTTCGAGCTTAAGCCTGGGGATATTAATAAACCTTATCAGATTGAAGTTTATATTGAAAAAATAAAGCAAGGCGGAAATGTAACCTTGAGAAACATTTTCTTCGATACTAATAAGTTTAATCTTTTACCCGCCTCTATCCATGAATTGGATCTGCTTATTGATTTTTTGCATCAGAATGAAAAAGTACAGATTGAAATTCAGGGGCATACCGATAATGTGGGTGATGATAAATTAAATGAAAAGTTATCTTTTAATCGGGCAAATGCCGTTTACGAATACCTGATTAAAAACAGCATAGATGCAAAAAGGCTTACTTTTAAGGGTTTTGGATCTCGTAAACCGATGTCGGATAATAAAACTGAAATAGGGAGAAAAAATAACCGCAGAACGTCGTTTGTGATTACAAAGGTTTAG
- the fabF gene encoding beta-ketoacyl-ACP synthase II yields the protein MKRVVVTGLGAITPLGNTVEQFWQQILAGKSGIGPITKFDSSKFKTQFAGEVKDFNPETYLEKKEIKKYDLFTQYAIGSSDQAIKDAGLDFSAMNDGQLAEVGVIWATGNGGIGTFESQLEEFHSGDGTPRFNPYFIPKMIVDIAAGAISIRHKLRGPNYCTVSACASSNTAIINAFDTIRLGKANVMIAGGSEAALTKSSVGGFNAAQALSKNNEDPQGASKPFDKDRDGFVMSEGAGALVLEELEHALQRGAHIYAEIVGGGMAADAYHLTGTPPDGIGAALGMTKALKDAGITADKMDYINAHATSTGLGDLSELQGINTVFNGLPVIIGATKSMTGHLLGAAGAVESLICILSIRDNVIPPTINTKNLDENIPKGLNIVLGEPIKKEINYVLNNTFGFGGHTASTIFKKYEA from the coding sequence ATGAAAAGAGTAGTAGTAACAGGTTTAGGTGCGATAACCCCTCTTGGCAATACTGTTGAGCAATTTTGGCAACAGATATTAGCTGGAAAAAGTGGCATTGGCCCAATTACAAAATTTGATTCGAGTAAATTTAAGACGCAATTTGCAGGTGAAGTAAAGGATTTTAATCCTGAAACATACCTGGAGAAAAAAGAGATTAAAAAATACGACCTTTTTACGCAATATGCCATTGGCTCGAGCGATCAGGCGATAAAAGATGCTGGTTTGGATTTTAGTGCCATGAATGATGGTCAATTGGCAGAAGTTGGTGTAATCTGGGCAACCGGAAACGGTGGTATCGGTACTTTTGAATCACAGTTGGAAGAGTTTCATTCCGGAGATGGAACACCTAGGTTTAATCCTTATTTTATCCCGAAAATGATCGTTGATATTGCTGCCGGAGCCATTTCTATCCGTCATAAATTACGTGGACCAAATTATTGCACAGTTTCGGCCTGTGCATCGTCTAACACCGCAATTATTAATGCTTTTGATACGATCCGCTTAGGTAAAGCGAATGTGATGATTGCAGGTGGTTCTGAAGCAGCCTTAACCAAATCATCAGTAGGCGGATTTAACGCTGCCCAGGCTTTATCTAAAAATAATGAAGACCCTCAGGGTGCGTCTAAACCTTTTGATAAGGATAGGGATGGTTTTGTGATGAGTGAGGGCGCAGGTGCTTTGGTTTTAGAAGAACTGGAACATGCTTTACAGCGTGGTGCACATATTTATGCTGAAATTGTTGGTGGTGGAATGGCTGCTGATGCGTATCACTTAACCGGAACACCTCCGGATGGGATTGGTGCAGCTTTGGGCATGACAAAAGCATTGAAAGACGCCGGAATTACTGCCGATAAAATGGATTATATTAATGCACACGCTACTTCAACCGGATTGGGCGATTTAAGTGAATTGCAGGGGATTAATACTGTTTTTAATGGTTTACCTGTGATTATTGGGGCTACTAAATCGATGACTGGCCATTTATTGGGGGCGGCTGGTGCTGTAGAGAGTTTGATCTGTATTTTGTCGATAAGGGATAATGTGATTCCTCCAACCATTAACACTAAAAACCTGGACGAAAACATTCCGAAAGGATTGAATATTGTATTGGGTGAGCCAATTAAAAAGGAAATCAATTATGTGTTAAACAATACTTTTGGTTTCGGTGGACATACGGCGAGTACGATTTTTAAAAAATACGAGGCTTAA